One segment of Ureibacillus thermophilus DNA contains the following:
- a CDS encoding Fur family transcriptional regulator yields MESRIDRIKKQLHSAGYKLTPQREATVAVLLEHEEDHLSAEDVYLLVKEKAPEIGLATVYRTLELLTELKIVDKINFGDGVSRYDLRQEGAKHFHHHLVCIECGSVDEIQEDLLEEVEMVVEKRWNFIIKDHRLTFHGICHRCQEKGTIENE; encoded by the coding sequence ATGGAAAGCCGTATTGATCGTATAAAAAAGCAGTTACATAGTGCTGGCTATAAACTGACGCCACAACGTGAAGCGACAGTTGCAGTACTATTGGAACACGAAGAAGACCATTTAAGCGCAGAAGATGTTTACTTATTGGTGAAAGAAAAAGCGCCTGAAATCGGTCTTGCCACAGTGTATCGCACTCTTGAGTTGTTAACGGAATTGAAAATTGTCGATAAAATTAATTTTGGAGATGGCGTATCTAGATACGACCTTCGACAAGAGGGTGCCAAACACTTTCATCATCATTTAGTTTGTATTGAATGTGGCTCAGTGGATGAAATTCAAGAAGATTTGCTAGAAGAGGTAGAAATGGTCGTAGAAAAACGATGGAATTTCATTATTAAAGATCATCGACTCACATTCCATGGAATTTGTCATCGATGCCAAGAAAAGGGAACAATAGAAAATGAATAA
- a CDS encoding MFS transporter — translation MKRIHYSWVILIISFFSILAAGIVVSSSGVFLSPFEKEFGWDRSIISLSFGICMLFYGIAGPFMAALLEKWKMKKMILASMGILLAGLFLTFFMKQSWQLIIIWGTILGLGSSLFLTVLSPYVANHWFKEKRGLATGILAASTATGQLLLLPILAMIIENYSWRSAIGFIIAILMVMTLIIFFFMKNSPKEMGILPYGQLEEMEETKNTHHGNPVVVAFGGLAEAVKKKEFWLLAGSFFICGCSTIGLIGTHFVSYCISFGIPLVTAASLLSFMGIFNILGTTLSGWLSDRFDNRWLLFFYYLLRGISLVVLPFLLMNGHMAWLIVFTVFYGLDWIATVPPTINISRQIFGVQKSAVIYGWVYAAHQAGAAFAAYGGGLVYKYFNTYTWAFFMAGIFCVLASLFVIVIKKQQH, via the coding sequence TTGAAACGTATTCACTATAGTTGGGTTATATTAATCATTTCATTTTTCTCCATTCTGGCAGCAGGAATCGTGGTTTCATCCTCTGGCGTTTTCTTGAGCCCATTTGAGAAAGAATTTGGCTGGGATCGCTCCATCATTTCCCTTTCCTTTGGAATCTGCATGCTTTTCTACGGAATAGCAGGCCCTTTTATGGCCGCCTTATTGGAAAAATGGAAAATGAAGAAAATGATACTCGCTTCAATGGGAATTTTGCTGGCCGGGCTCTTTTTGACCTTCTTCATGAAACAATCCTGGCAATTGATTATCATCTGGGGAACAATCCTTGGTCTCGGTTCCAGTCTTTTTTTAACCGTTCTAAGTCCCTATGTGGCGAATCATTGGTTCAAGGAAAAAAGAGGGCTTGCCACCGGGATCCTGGCAGCGAGCACCGCAACGGGCCAGTTACTATTACTGCCCATCTTGGCGATGATTATTGAAAATTATTCATGGCGTTCAGCAATCGGGTTCATCATTGCGATTCTGATGGTAATGACCCTGATCATCTTTTTCTTTATGAAAAATTCGCCCAAGGAAATGGGGATTTTACCCTATGGCCAACTTGAGGAGATGGAGGAAACAAAGAATACACACCATGGCAATCCTGTCGTGGTAGCATTCGGGGGATTGGCTGAAGCCGTAAAGAAAAAAGAATTTTGGTTGTTGGCCGGAAGTTTCTTTATTTGCGGCTGTTCAACAATAGGGCTAATCGGGACCCATTTTGTATCCTATTGCATCAGTTTTGGGATCCCGCTTGTCACCGCAGCTTCACTGCTCTCTTTTATGGGGATTTTTAATATTTTGGGGACGACGCTCTCCGGTTGGCTGTCTGACCGTTTTGATAATCGATGGCTGCTATTTTTTTACTATCTTTTAAGAGGAATTTCTTTAGTGGTGCTGCCATTTTTATTAATGAACGGCCACATGGCCTGGCTTATTGTATTTACCGTGTTTTACGGCTTGGATTGGATTGCCACGGTGCCTCCAACCATCAATATTTCAAGGCAAATATTTGGCGTGCAGAAGAGTGCGGTCATTTACGGCTGGGTATATGCTGCCCACCAGGCTGGCGCCGCTTTCGCCGCCTACGGGGGAGGACTGGTCTATAAATACTTTAATACGTATACATGGGCTTTTTTTATGGCAGGCATTTTCTGTGTTTTAGCAAGCCTATTTGTCATTGTGATCAAAAAACAGCAACATTAG
- the xerD gene encoding site-specific tyrosine recombinase XerD — MREAQEALLDYLHFLRVERQYSENTLSSYRRDLQDYVEHLHKEQQVEHLNAVERANILLYLEHLKQNGKSSRTIARHISSIRSFHQFLLREKITDYDPTVHIDMPQIEKTLPKVLSIAEIEALLQAPDQSKPQGIRDVAMIELLYGTGMRISECVELNLEDVHLSMGFVRIFGKGGKERIVPLGKSALIACERYLEKARHELQGNYMKTDAFFINRRGKRLTRQGCWKILKQHALAANIKKEMTPHILRHSFATHLIENGADLRAVQEMLGHADISTTQIYTHISKTRLSEVYKQFHPRA, encoded by the coding sequence ATGAGAGAAGCGCAGGAAGCCCTCCTAGATTATCTCCATTTTCTAAGAGTGGAGCGGCAATATTCTGAGAATACATTGTCTTCTTATCGAAGAGATTTACAAGATTATGTGGAACATCTACATAAAGAACAACAGGTGGAACATTTAAATGCAGTGGAACGGGCAAACATTTTGCTTTATTTGGAACATTTAAAACAAAATGGTAAATCTTCCCGCACCATTGCTCGACACATATCATCGATTCGTTCATTTCATCAGTTTTTATTAAGGGAAAAAATTACTGATTATGATCCGACAGTTCATATTGACATGCCTCAAATTGAGAAAACGCTGCCCAAAGTGTTATCCATTGCAGAAATTGAAGCGTTATTGCAAGCTCCCGATCAATCCAAACCCCAAGGAATCCGGGATGTGGCAATGATTGAATTGCTATATGGAACCGGTATGCGAATTAGCGAATGTGTTGAGTTGAATTTAGAAGATGTACACTTGTCGATGGGGTTTGTCCGCATTTTCGGGAAAGGCGGGAAAGAACGCATCGTGCCTCTAGGAAAAAGCGCTCTTATCGCCTGTGAAAGATATTTGGAAAAAGCCCGCCATGAGTTGCAAGGCAATTATATGAAAACAGACGCTTTTTTTATTAATCGCCGCGGAAAACGTTTAACTCGGCAAGGATGTTGGAAAATATTGAAGCAGCATGCCCTAGCTGCAAACATCAAAAAAGAAATGACTCCCCATATATTGCGCCACAGTTTTGCCACTCATTTAATTGAAAATGGGGCTGATCTTCGTGCAGTTCAAGAAATGTTGGGACATGCAGACATTTCCACTACCCAAATTTATACGCATATTAGCAAAACAAGACTTTCCGAAGTATATAAACAATTCCATCCACGAGCATAA
- a CDS encoding NUDIX domain-containing protein codes for MKKFEEKTVHSTEIYKGKVVTLTVDDVILPNGKPSKREIIHHPGAVAIIPITKDGKIVFVEQYRKALERSIVEIPAGKLEPGEEPAVCARRELEEETGYGAKELTYIQSFYTSPGFANEIIHLFVAEDLYKIEEKRESDEDEFVSIIEATVEEAEEMVKTQQIYDAKTAFSILWVKLNKM; via the coding sequence ATGAAAAAATTTGAAGAAAAAACCGTTCATTCGACAGAGATTTATAAAGGAAAAGTTGTGACGTTAACAGTGGATGATGTGATTTTGCCAAATGGGAAACCTTCCAAACGGGAAATTATCCATCATCCGGGGGCTGTTGCGATCATTCCTATCACGAAAGATGGAAAGATTGTTTTTGTGGAACAATATCGAAAAGCATTGGAACGTTCCATTGTTGAAATTCCAGCTGGGAAGCTCGAGCCGGGAGAGGAGCCGGCCGTTTGTGCAAGAAGGGAATTGGAAGAGGAAACAGGGTACGGTGCGAAGGAATTAACTTATATTCAGTCCTTTTACACATCTCCTGGATTTGCCAATGAAATCATTCACCTTTTTGTTGCGGAAGATTTATATAAAATTGAAGAAAAACGGGAATCCGATGAAGATGAGTTTGTTTCCATCATTGAGGCAACCGTTGAAGAAGCGGAAGAAATGGTGAAAACTCAGCAAATCTATGATGCTAAAACCGCCTTTAGCATACTTTGGGTAAAATTAAACAAAATGTAA
- the tnpA gene encoding IS66 family insertion sequence element accessory protein TnpA, with the protein MPKNPELRKVWEQRIADYRKSGQTQVNWCKENQWSIHQFKYWLRKIENPINNQGKSTKWASVTLEDHSQTVENSLRIEISGISI; encoded by the coding sequence ATGCCTAAGAATCCTGAATTACGTAAGGTTTGGGAACAACGAATCGCTGACTATCGTAAAAGCGGTCAAACTCAAGTAAACTGGTGCAAGGAAAATCAATGGAGTATTCACCAGTTTAAATACTGGTTAAGAAAAATTGAAAATCCAATAAACAATCAAGGAAAGTCTACAAAATGGGCATCCGTTACCCTAGAAGATCATTCACAAACAGTTGAAAATTCATTACGGATTGAAATTAGTGGGATTTCAATTG
- the deoB gene encoding phosphopentomutase has protein sequence MQLFKRIHLIVMDSVGIGEAPDAEKFGDVGADTLGHIAEALDGLHVPNLESLGLGNIREMKGIQKVSKPKAYFGKMQEASAGKDTMTGHWEIMGLRVDKPFKVYPNGFPEELIRQLEKETGRKVIGNKPASGTAIIEELGKEHMETGAIIVYTSADPVLQIAAHEEVIPLEELYKICEIARKLTLEPAYLVGRVIARPFVGTPGNFTRTANRHDYAIKPFGRTTMNELKDHGFDVIALGKISDIYNGEGVTEAIRTKNNMDGIDKLVETIKRDFHGLSFINLVDFDALYGHRRDPIGYGKALEDFDGRLPEVLDLLRDDDLLIITADHGNDPTFKGTDHTREYVPLLVYSKKLKEAGNLGLRETFSDIAATIAENFNIPAPAYGTSFLSSLK, from the coding sequence ATGCAATTATTTAAACGCATTCATTTAATTGTCATGGACTCCGTTGGGATTGGAGAAGCGCCCGATGCAGAAAAATTCGGCGATGTGGGAGCGGATACTCTTGGCCATATTGCAGAGGCGCTGGACGGGCTTCATGTGCCGAATTTGGAATCGCTAGGGTTAGGGAATATTCGCGAAATGAAAGGCATTCAGAAAGTTTCAAAACCAAAAGCTTATTTTGGAAAAATGCAGGAAGCGTCAGCGGGAAAAGATACGATGACCGGACATTGGGAGATTATGGGGCTTCGCGTCGATAAACCGTTTAAAGTCTATCCGAACGGCTTTCCGGAAGAACTCATTCGCCAACTTGAAAAAGAAACAGGGCGGAAAGTCATCGGCAATAAACCGGCAAGCGGTACGGCGATTATTGAAGAGTTGGGGAAAGAACATATGGAAACAGGAGCCATTATTGTATATACATCCGCCGATCCAGTTCTTCAAATTGCTGCCCACGAAGAAGTGATTCCATTAGAAGAGCTCTACAAAATTTGTGAGATTGCAAGAAAGCTTACGCTAGAGCCTGCTTATTTAGTAGGCCGGGTCATCGCTCGTCCATTTGTCGGAACACCTGGTAATTTTACTCGTACTGCCAACCGCCACGATTATGCTATAAAGCCTTTCGGAAGAACGACGATGAATGAATTAAAAGATCATGGCTTCGATGTCATTGCCCTTGGAAAAATTTCAGATATTTATAATGGGGAAGGGGTAACAGAAGCCATTCGTACAAAAAACAATATGGATGGAATAGATAAATTAGTAGAAACCATAAAACGAGATTTCCATGGACTGAGCTTTATAAATTTAGTTGATTTCGACGCCTTATATGGACATCGCAGAGACCCAATAGGATATGGAAAAGCCTTGGAAGATTTTGATGGGCGCCTTCCGGAAGTGTTGGATTTATTGCGGGACGATGATCTGCTTATTATTACGGCCGATCATGGAAATGACCCAACTTTTAAAGGAACTGACCATACGCGGGAATATGTGCCGCTCCTCGTTTATTCTAAGAAATTGAAAGAGGCGGGGAACTTAGGATTGCGTGAAACTTTTAGTGATATTGCCGCAACAATTGCGGAAAACTTCAATATTCCTGCTCCTGCCTATGGAACGAGCTTTTTATCTAGTTTGAAATAG
- a CDS encoding pyrimidine-nucleoside phosphorylase has protein sequence MRMVDIIEKKRDGKELSTEEIQFFVKGYTEGTIPDYQAASLLMAIYFQDMTERERTDLTLAMVESGDTIDLSLIEGIKCDKHSTGGVGDKVTLCLSPMVAACGVPVAKMSGRGLGHTGGTIDKLESIPGFQVELTSEQFIQQVNDIKMAVVSQSGNLTPADKKIYALRDVTGTVPSIPLIASSIMSKKIASGADAIVLDVKVGEGAFMKTVKEAEELAHAMVTIGNRVGRKTIAILSDMSQPLGYAVGNALEVKEAIDVLKGEGPEDVKELCLTLGSYMVFLSGKAPSIEKAREMLKDVLNSGKGLETFKAFIKAQGGNTAIVDHPKLLPQAKYKIEIPAEQSGYIKKIVANEIGVAAMLLGAGRETKDSSIDLSVGIVLNKKVGDFVEKGETLATIYSNKENIEEIKEKIYSNILVINDKVDKPALIKGIIAE, from the coding sequence ATGAGAATGGTGGATATTATTGAAAAAAAGCGGGATGGAAAAGAGCTTTCGACGGAAGAAATTCAGTTTTTCGTGAAAGGCTACACAGAAGGCACGATTCCAGATTATCAAGCAGCCAGTTTATTGATGGCCATCTACTTCCAAGACATGACGGAACGGGAACGGACGGATTTAACATTGGCGATGGTGGAATCGGGGGATACGATTGATTTGTCACTGATTGAAGGAATCAAGTGTGACAAACATTCTACTGGTGGAGTGGGGGATAAAGTAACCCTCTGTTTATCTCCCATGGTTGCCGCCTGCGGAGTACCTGTTGCCAAAATGAGCGGACGCGGGCTAGGCCATACGGGTGGAACGATTGATAAGCTGGAATCCATCCCCGGCTTTCAAGTGGAGCTGACAAGTGAACAGTTTATCCAACAAGTCAATGATATTAAAATGGCCGTTGTCAGCCAAAGCGGAAATTTGACACCTGCTGATAAGAAAATCTATGCATTGCGCGATGTAACGGGTACAGTTCCAAGCATTCCGCTGATTGCCAGCTCCATCATGTCAAAAAAAATTGCCAGCGGCGCGGATGCCATTGTATTGGACGTGAAAGTCGGCGAAGGGGCCTTTATGAAAACGGTGAAAGAGGCAGAAGAATTGGCTCATGCAATGGTGACAATCGGCAACCGTGTCGGAAGAAAAACGATTGCGATTTTATCCGATATGAGCCAGCCATTAGGATATGCGGTCGGAAATGCTTTAGAGGTGAAAGAAGCCATTGACGTATTGAAAGGAGAGGGACCGGAAGATGTGAAAGAACTTTGCCTGACCCTCGGCTCTTATATGGTTTTCCTCAGCGGAAAAGCGCCGTCCATTGAAAAGGCAAGGGAAATGTTGAAAGATGTTTTAAACAGCGGCAAAGGGTTAGAAACTTTTAAAGCATTTATTAAGGCCCAGGGCGGCAATACAGCCATTGTCGATCATCCGAAATTATTGCCGCAAGCAAAATACAAAATCGAAATCCCTGCAGAACAGTCAGGGTATATCAAAAAAATTGTGGCCAATGAAATCGGCGTTGCCGCAATGCTTTTAGGTGCAGGACGGGAAACGAAAGATTCATCGATCGACTTGTCTGTAGGAATCGTTTTGAACAAAAAAGTGGGAGATTTTGTCGAAAAAGGAGAAACATTGGCAACCATTTACTCCAACAAAGAAAATATAGAAGAAATCAAAGAGAAAATTTATTCCAATATCCTCGTGATAAATGATAAAGTAGATAAACCGGCTTTGATTAAAGGAATTATTGCCGAGTAA
- a CDS encoding transposase codes for MKTAIKTINKYIHYVENTLKYDYNNGILEGIHNKIKVMKRISFGYRCFHHFKNRIMITQNLITMKKA; via the coding sequence ATGAAAACCGCCATCAAGACAATCAACAAATACATCCATTACGTGGAGAATACGTTGAAATACGATTATAACAACGGCATTTTAGAGGGGATTCATAACAAAATCAAGGTGATGAAACGCATTTCTTTCGGTTATCGCTGCTTCCACCATTTTAAAAATCGGATTATGATTACCCAAAATTTAATCACAATGAAAAAAGCTTAG
- a CDS encoding ABC transporter substrate-binding protein, translating to MEITFDKVPETVISLQPSNTEILFELGVGHKVIGVTDYDKWREEVQNIEKVSDTINVNLERVIELNPDVRFAYTMGGEEQVEQLESTGLKVFVTQSASSIEDVYGDIGQIAQVMGIEDKGKKLVEKIKDQFAAIKEKTDQIKQKKKVYFEIAPAPDIWSIGSGTFQQELIEATGVENIYADQQGWFSITEEDLINRNPDAIITTVYYAENPAEEIKSRLGWEPVIAIKNGNVYELNADILDRPGPRIAEAVVLIAKNDLSEII from the coding sequence GTGGAAATCACATTTGATAAAGTGCCTGAAACCGTCATTTCGTTGCAGCCAAGCAATACGGAAATTTTATTTGAATTGGGCGTTGGCCACAAAGTGATCGGTGTGACAGATTACGATAAATGGCGGGAAGAAGTGCAAAACATTGAAAAAGTATCCGACACAATCAATGTGAACTTGGAAAGGGTCATTGAATTGAATCCGGATGTGCGATTTGCCTACACAATGGGCGGAGAGGAACAAGTGGAGCAGTTGGAAAGCACGGGATTGAAAGTGTTTGTCACCCAATCCGCCAGCTCTATTGAGGATGTGTACGGCGACATCGGACAAATTGCCCAAGTGATGGGCATTGAAGACAAAGGTAAAAAATTGGTTGAAAAAATTAAAGATCAGTTTGCTGCCATAAAAGAAAAAACAGATCAAATTAAGCAGAAGAAAAAAGTCTATTTTGAAATCGCTCCTGCACCGGATATTTGGTCCATCGGTTCAGGCACATTCCAACAGGAGCTGATTGAAGCGACCGGTGTTGAAAATATTTATGCGGATCAACAAGGTTGGTTCTCTATAACAGAAGAAGATCTCATCAACCGGAATCCGGATGCCATCATTACAACAGTGTATTATGCTGAAAATCCTGCAGAAGAAATCAAATCCCGACTAGGTTGGGAACCCGTGATAGCGATTAAAAATGGGAATGTCTATGAATTGAATGCGGATATTTTAGACAGACCTGGCCCACGCATTGCGGAAGCGGTGGTATTGATCGCAAAAAACGATTTATCCGAAATTATTTGA